A genomic region of Venturia canescens isolate UGA chromosome 7, ASM1945775v1, whole genome shotgun sequence contains the following coding sequences:
- the LOC122413424 gene encoding uncharacterized protein: protein MFESKEHDEQEALKLDECYKEAIERVTPLIIALNLSQDRYLCHAWLKKLAEPRNPRSLRNKYLGELYRHLRNGSIDGIFASPPPTGPLLPLPKCCSCEITASSSMSELSDVSRIILHDSSKSIIKHRNRSFSGVPSSDSSSTNCTCEFKNSPARYCAKPRPNRHAFLVYKKRIESLITHVHDLQAEKERLKRSLCQSNRNCNFNENSKNLTSTIEQLTVEITTLKTK from the exons ATGTTTGAGTCGAAGGAACACGATGAACAGGAAGCTCTCAAATTGGATGAGTGTTACAAGGAAGCTATCGAACGTGTTACACCTCTTATTATCGCATTGAACCTTTCACAAGACAGATACCTCTGTCATGCTTGGCTCAAAAAATTAGCTGAACCCAGGAACCCGCGATCTCTTCGAAATAAATACTTGGGTGAACTTTACAGACACCTAAGAAATGGTTCTATCGACGGTATTTTCGCTAGCCCACCGCCGACCGGTCCATTGTTGCCTCTTCCAAAATGCTGCAGCTGTGAG ATCACTGCGAGTTCTTCAATGAGCGAACTTTCCGACGTGAGTCGTATCATCCTTCACGATTCTTCGAAATCGATTATCAAGCACAGGAACAGAAGTTTTTCAGGTGTTCCATCAAGTGACTCGAGCTCGACGAATTGCACCTgcgaattcaaaaattcaccaGCTCGCTACTGCGCCAAGCCTCGACCCAACAGACATGCATTCCTTGTctataaaaaacgaattgaaAGCCTAATTACTCACGTTCATGATCTTCAAGCCGAGAAGGAACGCTTAAAACGGAGCTTATGTCAATCTAATCGAAATtgcaattttaatgaaaattccaaaaatttgACTTCGACGATTGAACAATTAACTGTGGAAATTACGACGCTAAAGACAAAGTGA